From Lolium perenne isolate Kyuss_39 chromosome 5, Kyuss_2.0, whole genome shotgun sequence, a single genomic window includes:
- the LOC139831593 gene encoding uncharacterized protein encodes MVAGDFNTILNASEKNNENLDRNMMQRFRAFVHEHELKDLYMHGRTYTWSNERERATLTRIVRVLVSVDWDLQHFDAVLHGLSSSVSDHAPLHLALNAAFRPKRRFRFENCWLKLDGFDEAVKEAWVCDPAIVDPFRRLDALFRNAAEHLQSWGQKRVGNIKLNIAIANTLILRLDVAQERRTLTPVEFWLRRMLKQSVLGLASVERTMARQRSRIRWLREGDANTSLFHAVANGRRVKNYIASVKVGEELVTDQEGKVEAFTEAFDDPQV; translated from the coding sequence ATGGTTGCTGGAGACTTCAATACGATCCTAAATGCTTCAGAGAAAAATAATGAGAATCTGGACAGGAATATGATGCAGCGTTTCAGAGCTTTCGTCCACGAGCACGAGCTCAAGGACCTTTATATGCACGGGAGGACCTACACCTGGAGCAATGAGAGAGAAAGAGCTACCCTCACACGCATTGTGAGGGTGCTGGTCTCGGTGGATTGGGACTTACAGCACTTTGACGCAGTGTTGCATGGTCTCTCTTCATCGGTTTCGGATCATGCACCACTGCATTTGGCTCTAAACGCGGCTTTTAGGCCGAAGAGGAGGTTTAGGTTCGAGAACTGTTGGCTAAAGCTGGATGGGTTTGATGAGGCGGTCAAGGAGGCTTGGGTTTGTGACCCCGCAATTGTAGACCCTTTCCGGAGGCTAGATGCGCTCTTTAGAAATGCAGCAGAGCACCTACAGTCCTGGGGACAGAAGAGAGTTGGGAACATCAAACTTAACATTGCGATCGCGAATACCCTGATTCTACGCTTAGACGTGGCACAGGAGAGGCGAACACTCACCCCGGTGGAGTTCTGGCTAAGGAGGATGCTCAAGCAATCTGTCCTTGGGCTTGCGTCGGTAGAGAGGACGATGGCGAGACAAAGATCGAGGATCCGATGGTTGAGAGAGGGGGACGCCAATACATCGCTCTTTCATGCCGTTGCCAACGGTAGAAGAGTGAAAAACTACATTGCCTCAGTGAAGGTTGGTGAGGAGCTTGTTACAGATCAAGAGGGGAAAGTGGAGGCTTTCACAGAGgcttttgatgacccacaagtatag